One window from the genome of Acuticoccus sp. I52.16.1 encodes:
- the rplJ gene encoding 50S ribosomal protein L10: MNRSAGVSLSEHFEPGGAIRVAHVLETTVDRAEKREMVGFLEEVFADSGSVVVTQYIGLTVAEMTDLRRQMKDAGAKFKVIKNRLAKIALENGDRSVASEMFKGPVGIAYGIDPVAAPKVLTEYAKKNEKLKIIGGILGSSAMDDKGVEALAKMPPIEELRSKLMGVLLMPGSNLARVLNQPGEKLAKQLNAPAQNLIGVFAAYKAKLESAA, encoded by the coding sequence GTGAACCGCTCGGCTGGCGTGAGCCTGTCCGAGCATTTTGAGCCGGGTGGCGCGATCCGCGTCGCCCATGTCTTGGAGACAACGGTGGACAGAGCCGAAAAACGCGAAATGGTGGGCTTCCTCGAGGAAGTCTTCGCCGATTCGGGCTCCGTGGTCGTCACCCAGTATATCGGGCTGACCGTTGCCGAGATGACCGACCTTCGCCGTCAGATGAAAGATGCTGGCGCGAAGTTCAAAGTCATCAAGAACCGTCTCGCCAAGATTGCGCTCGAAAACGGCGACCGGAGTGTCGCGTCCGAGATGTTCAAGGGTCCTGTGGGCATCGCCTACGGGATCGATCCGGTCGCAGCTCCGAAAGTTCTGACGGAATACGCCAAGAAGAACGAGAAGCTCAAGATCATCGGCGGGATCCTCGGATCCTCGGCGATGGACGACAAGGGTGTCGAGGCGCTGGCCAAGATGCCCCCGATCGAAGAGCTCCGCTCGAAGCTTATGGGCGTTCTCCTCATGCCGGGGTCCAACCTCGCGCGGGTTCTCAATCAGCCCGGCGAAAAGTTGGCCAAGCAGCTCAATGCTCCGGCCCAGAACCTCATCGGTGTTTTCGCAGCCTACAAGGCGAAACTGGAATCGGCGGCGTAA
- the rplA gene encoding 50S ribosomal protein L1: protein MAKLAKRMQGAYEGLDRHGSHSLTDAVKLLKERSKVKFDETVEVSFNLGVDPRHADQMVRGVCLLPHGTGKTVKVAVFARGDKAEEAKAAGADIVGAEELVAEVQAGKIDFERCIATPDMMPLVGRLGKVLGPRGLMPNPKVGTVTPDVAKAVQDAKGGAMQFRVEKAGIVHGGVGKLSFDEDKLVENIRAFYDAVNKARPSGSKGTYMKKASMTSTMGPGLKVDISTMAAEA, encoded by the coding sequence ATGGCTAAGCTCGCAAAGCGCATGCAGGGCGCCTACGAGGGTCTCGACCGTCACGGGTCCCACTCGCTCACCGACGCCGTGAAGCTCCTCAAGGAGCGCTCCAAGGTGAAGTTCGACGAGACCGTCGAGGTCTCCTTCAACCTGGGCGTCGACCCGCGCCACGCCGACCAGATGGTCCGCGGCGTGTGCCTGCTGCCGCACGGCACCGGCAAGACCGTCAAGGTCGCCGTGTTCGCCCGTGGCGACAAGGCCGAGGAGGCGAAGGCCGCCGGGGCCGACATCGTCGGTGCCGAGGAGCTGGTCGCCGAGGTTCAGGCCGGCAAGATCGACTTCGAGCGCTGCATCGCGACGCCCGACATGATGCCGCTGGTCGGCCGCCTCGGTAAGGTGCTCGGGCCCCGCGGCCTGATGCCGAACCCGAAGGTGGGCACCGTGACGCCGGACGTGGCCAAGGCCGTGCAGGACGCCAAGGGCGGCGCCATGCAGTTCCGCGTCGAGAAGGCGGGCATCGTCCATGGCGGCGTCGGCAAGCTCTCGTTCGACGAGGACAAGCTGGTCGAGAACATCCGCGCCTTCTACGACGCGGTGAACAAGGCCCGGCCGTCCGGGTCCAAGGGCACCTACATGAAGAAGGCGTCGATGACGTCGACCATGGGGCCAGGCCTGAAGGTCGACATCTCGACGATGGCCGCGGAGGCCTAG
- the rplK gene encoding 50S ribosomal protein L11 yields MAKKIAGYIKLQVPAGAATPSPPIGPALGQRGLNIVMFTKDFNAKTQDMEKGAPCPTVITYYTDKSFTFEIKTPPVSFFLKKATGLSSGSKAPGKEKAGTVTMAQCREIAEAKMKDLNADSIDQAAKMVMGSARSMGLEVVDG; encoded by the coding sequence ATGGCAAAGAAGATTGCCGGTTACATCAAGCTGCAGGTGCCCGCGGGCGCCGCGACCCCGTCGCCGCCGATCGGCCCGGCGCTCGGTCAGCGCGGCTTGAACATCGTGATGTTCACGAAGGACTTCAACGCGAAGACGCAGGACATGGAAAAGGGTGCGCCCTGTCCGACCGTCATCACCTATTACACCGACAAGTCTTTCACGTTCGAAATCAAGACGCCGCCGGTGTCCTTCTTCCTGAAGAAGGCGACGGGCCTGTCGTCCGGCTCCAAGGCGCCGGGCAAGGAAAAGGCCGGCACGGTCACGATGGCGCAGTGCCGCGAAATCGCCGAAGCGAAGATGAAGGACCTCAACGCCGACTCGATCGACCAGGCGGCGAAGATGGTCATGGGCTCTGCCCGCTCGATGGGTCTGGAGGTCGTCGATGGCTAA
- the nusG gene encoding transcription termination/antitermination protein NusG: MNKRWYIVHAYTNFENKVREAILAEAELRGLTEFFEEVLVPKEKVSEVKRGRRVETERVTFPGYVLVKCALTDQVFHLIKNTPKVTGFLGATQRPQPIPDREAERILHQVTEEVERPRPKVTFEVGEQVRVADGPFASFNGLVEEVDDERARVKVAVSIFGRPTNVELEYGQVEKVAH; encoded by the coding sequence ATGAACAAGCGTTGGTACATCGTCCACGCATACACGAACTTTGAGAATAAAGTCCGCGAGGCGATCCTCGCGGAGGCAGAGCTGCGTGGGCTGACGGAGTTTTTCGAAGAGGTCCTGGTTCCCAAGGAGAAGGTCTCCGAGGTCAAGCGCGGCCGGCGGGTCGAGACGGAGCGGGTCACGTTCCCCGGTTACGTCCTCGTCAAGTGCGCGCTGACGGACCAGGTCTTCCACCTCATCAAGAACACCCCGAAGGTCACGGGGTTCCTGGGCGCCACGCAGCGCCCGCAGCCGATCCCCGACCGAGAGGCCGAGCGGATCCTGCACCAGGTGACCGAGGAGGTGGAGCGCCCGCGTCCGAAGGTGACCTTCGAGGTGGGCGAGCAGGTTCGCGTGGCGGACGGTCCGTTCGCCTCGTTCAACGGCCTGGTCGAAGAGGTCGACGACGAGCGGGCGCGGGTGAAGGTGGCGGTGTCCATCTTCGGCCGCCCGACCAACGTCGAGCTGGAGTACGGCCAGGTGGAGAAGGTGGCGCACTAG
- the secE gene encoding preprotein translocase subunit SecE, whose product MTFIQQVRAETAKVVWPSRRETIITTVMVFIMCAFASVFFFLVDRILGWGVGQILG is encoded by the coding sequence ATGACGTTCATCCAGCAGGTGAGGGCCGAGACCGCCAAGGTCGTGTGGCCGAGCCGGCGTGAGACGATTATCACCACCGTGATGGTGTTCATCATGTGCGCCTTCGCATCGGTGTTCTTCTTTCTAGTGGACCGGATCCTCGGCTGGGGAGTCGGCCAGATCCTCGGTTGA
- a CDS encoding metallophosphoesterase, with amino-acid sequence MSRNAEDKGNGPPVDRRGDCGPFDIIGDVHGCVVELRRLLEVLGYRVDPLPAGAGLAGARHPDGRRVVFVGDLTDRGPRNVDVLRTAMGMTAEGTALGVRGNHDDKLERYLRGNPVKLEHGLQKTVDELERTDPDFRAAVAAHIAGMAAHLWLDGGALLVAHAGLKGEMHGEVSGRARRFAMYGETTGEVDAQGLPVRIDWARDYRGAPLVVYGHTPMLAPRRLNRTVCIDTGCVFGGALTALRWPEDELVSVPASEVHAVSRRWPPPE; translated from the coding sequence ATGAGCCGCAATGCCGAAGACAAGGGCAACGGCCCGCCGGTCGACCGACGCGGCGACTGCGGCCCGTTCGACATCATCGGCGACGTGCATGGCTGCGTGGTCGAACTGCGCCGGCTCCTCGAGGTGCTGGGCTACCGGGTGGATCCGCTACCCGCGGGCGCGGGGCTTGCCGGCGCTCGCCATCCCGATGGGCGGCGTGTCGTCTTCGTGGGCGATCTGACCGATCGGGGGCCGCGCAACGTCGATGTCCTGCGCACGGCGATGGGAATGACGGCGGAGGGCACCGCGCTCGGCGTGCGCGGCAACCACGACGACAAGCTGGAGCGTTACCTGCGCGGCAATCCGGTGAAGCTGGAGCACGGCCTGCAAAAGACTGTGGACGAGCTGGAGCGCACGGATCCGGACTTTCGTGCCGCGGTGGCGGCGCATATCGCCGGCATGGCGGCGCATCTGTGGCTGGACGGCGGGGCGCTGCTGGTGGCCCATGCGGGGCTGAAGGGCGAGATGCACGGCGAGGTGTCGGGCCGGGCGCGGCGGTTCGCCATGTATGGGGAGACGACCGGCGAGGTGGACGCCCAGGGCCTGCCCGTGCGCATCGATTGGGCGCGCGACTACCGCGGCGCGCCGCTGGTGGTCTACGGGCACACGCCGATGCTGGCGCCGCGCCGGCTGAACCGCACCGTGTGCATCGACACCGGGTGCGTCTTCGGCGGGGCGTTGACGGCGCTGCGCTGGCCGGAGGACGAGCTGGTGTCGGTGCCGGCAAGCGAGGTGCACGCGGTGTCGCGGCGCTGGCCGCCGCCGGAGTGA
- a CDS encoding TRAP transporter substrate-binding protein, whose amino-acid sequence MDLRLPSLAVALTALAFTSAAQADTVSLKVMGQPGSTGLIQKNYEAPFFESLAEKTGLDLDITYTPVDVTGVKETEQLRLLKSGLFDIIALRLGQVSRDEPTILGLDLVGQNPDYATAKKTIDAFFPVVDKQLQAKFDTKLLGVWPFGPQVLFCKPEIAELSDLDGNKVRVYDQSLANFVSSVGGTPVPIGFSEVHQSLARGVIDCAITGPSSANTAAWPEETNYMLPIAFQVAVQGYGINLNTWNKFSEEEQATIQAAFDELSGEIWAYSEEIFNDAVRCNVGEEPCETVKLYDLALVPISDKDKATIQSALKEISFPAWKEICDKVNPTCSQDWLDTVGKALGF is encoded by the coding sequence ATGGACCTTCGCCTTCCGTCCCTCGCCGTCGCGCTGACCGCGCTGGCGTTCACGTCCGCCGCCCAGGCGGACACCGTCAGCCTGAAGGTCATGGGCCAGCCCGGCTCCACCGGCCTCATCCAGAAGAACTACGAGGCCCCCTTCTTCGAGAGCCTCGCCGAAAAGACCGGCCTCGACCTCGACATCACCTACACCCCCGTCGATGTCACCGGCGTGAAGGAAACCGAGCAGCTCCGCCTCCTCAAGAGCGGCCTGTTCGACATCATCGCCCTGCGCCTCGGCCAGGTCTCGCGCGACGAGCCGACCATCCTCGGCCTCGACCTCGTCGGCCAGAACCCCGACTACGCGACCGCCAAGAAGACCATCGACGCCTTCTTCCCCGTGGTCGACAAGCAGCTCCAGGCCAAGTTCGACACCAAGCTCCTCGGCGTGTGGCCGTTCGGCCCGCAGGTCCTCTTCTGCAAGCCCGAGATCGCCGAGCTGTCCGACCTCGACGGCAACAAGGTCCGTGTCTACGATCAGTCGCTCGCCAACTTCGTCTCCTCCGTGGGCGGCACCCCGGTGCCGATCGGCTTCTCCGAGGTGCACCAGTCGCTCGCCCGCGGCGTGATCGACTGCGCCATCACCGGCCCCAGCTCGGCTAACACCGCCGCCTGGCCGGAAGAGACCAACTACATGCTGCCGATCGCCTTCCAGGTCGCGGTGCAGGGCTACGGCATCAACCTCAACACCTGGAACAAGTTCTCCGAAGAGGAGCAGGCCACCATCCAGGCCGCGTTCGACGAGCTCTCGGGCGAGATCTGGGCCTACTCGGAAGAGATCTTCAACGACGCGGTGCGCTGCAACGTCGGTGAGGAGCCGTGCGAGACGGTCAAGCTCTACGACCTCGCCCTCGTCCCCATCTCCGACAAGGACAAGGCGACCATCCAGAGCGCGCTGAAGGAGATCTCCTTCCCGGCCTGGAAGGAGATCTGCGACAAGGTCAACCCGACCTGCTCGCAGGACTGGCTCGACACCGTCGGCAAGGCTCTCGGCTTCTGA
- a CDS encoding TRAP transporter small permease subunit, whose product MRHFSRLASWLFGLALVALSLFVTVETISRKLFNHSFEGADELGGYVLAIGSSLAFTVALVERAHVRIDVVHGRLPLRARAVLDWLSAVSLGLLGGFLVYIGYYVIRDTLSYGSVAQSPWATPLIYPQSGWYAGYVLFAVASVALAVYATVLLVRGRFEALSAHFDPMGAEDEVREELSHVEAR is encoded by the coding sequence ATGCGTCACTTCTCCCGCCTCGCAAGCTGGCTGTTCGGGCTCGCGCTCGTCGCCCTGTCGCTCTTCGTGACCGTCGAGACGATCTCGCGCAAACTCTTCAACCACTCCTTCGAGGGGGCGGACGAACTGGGCGGCTACGTGCTCGCCATCGGTTCCTCGCTCGCCTTCACGGTCGCATTGGTCGAGCGCGCGCACGTGCGGATCGACGTCGTCCACGGCCGCCTGCCGCTGCGGGCCCGCGCCGTCCTGGACTGGCTGTCGGCCGTCTCGCTGGGGCTTCTGGGCGGGTTTCTCGTCTACATCGGCTACTACGTGATCCGCGACACCCTCTCTTACGGCTCGGTTGCCCAGTCCCCCTGGGCCACTCCGCTCATCTACCCGCAGAGTGGCTGGTATGCCGGATACGTGCTCTTCGCGGTCGCCTCCGTCGCGCTCGCCGTCTACGCCACGGTCCTCCTCGTGCGCGGCCGGTTCGAGGCGCTGAGCGCCCACTTCGACCCCATGGGCGCCGAGGACGAGGTCCGCGAAGAGCTCAGCCACGTGGAGGCCCGCTGA
- a CDS encoding TRAP transporter large permease codes for MSAGAVIIGFTAMLVMMILSLPVAVIMVVTGVVGGTLIFGWPLVLSMGPVAWGVQNENILTAVPLFILLGELLLRSGLADRMYTALAVWFVRLPGGLLHTNIGASALFAATSGSSVATAATIGTVSLPNLMKRGYSPSRSLGSLAAGGTLGILIPPSVNLLIYGSLAETSIGQLFIAGIVPGLLLTLFFMLFIAVQSLVSPDPAQQVEEELLPLRERLKLARHLVPPLIIFLVVMGSIYLGIATPTESAALAVVVALIFIAVSGRLSLPLLDTCFRQSAKTTGMILMIVAAAFMLNVTLALGGAAQAMTTWVASFGLSATWLLLILIAFYLILGMFMDVLSMQVLTIPIALPVISAAGIDPVWFGIFVVLMCELGMITPPVGMNLYVVQGVRTDRGPFGDVVKGAIPYALIMILFTILLILVPEIVLWLPAQMR; via the coding sequence ATGAGCGCCGGCGCCGTCATCATCGGCTTCACGGCGATGCTCGTGATGATGATCCTGTCGCTCCCCGTCGCCGTCATCATGGTGGTGACGGGCGTCGTCGGCGGCACGCTCATCTTCGGCTGGCCGCTGGTCCTGTCCATGGGCCCGGTCGCCTGGGGCGTGCAGAACGAGAACATCCTCACCGCCGTCCCGCTCTTCATCCTGCTGGGCGAACTGCTGCTGCGATCCGGCCTCGCCGACCGCATGTACACCGCGCTCGCGGTCTGGTTCGTGCGGCTGCCCGGCGGGCTCCTCCATACCAACATCGGCGCCTCGGCGCTCTTCGCGGCGACGTCCGGCTCCTCCGTCGCGACGGCGGCCACCATCGGCACCGTCTCGCTCCCCAACCTGATGAAGCGCGGCTACAGCCCCAGCCGCTCGCTGGGGTCGCTGGCGGCCGGCGGGACGCTCGGCATCCTCATTCCGCCCAGCGTCAACCTCCTGATCTACGGCTCGCTCGCCGAGACCTCGATCGGCCAGCTCTTCATCGCCGGCATCGTGCCCGGCCTCCTGCTGACGCTCTTCTTCATGCTCTTCATCGCCGTGCAGAGCCTCGTCAGTCCCGACCCGGCGCAACAGGTCGAGGAGGAGCTGCTCCCGTTGCGCGAGCGGCTGAAGCTCGCGCGCCACCTGGTGCCGCCGCTCATCATCTTCCTGGTGGTGATGGGGTCGATCTACCTCGGCATCGCGACGCCGACCGAGTCGGCCGCGCTCGCGGTCGTCGTGGCACTGATCTTCATCGCCGTCAGCGGCCGCCTGTCGCTCCCCCTGCTCGACACCTGCTTCCGCCAGTCCGCCAAGACGACCGGCATGATCCTGATGATCGTCGCCGCGGCGTTCATGCTCAACGTGACGCTGGCGCTGGGCGGCGCGGCGCAGGCGATGACGACGTGGGTCGCCTCGTTCGGCCTTTCGGCGACATGGCTCCTCCTCATCCTCATCGCCTTCTACTTGATCCTCGGCATGTTCATGGACGTCCTGTCCATGCAGGTGCTGACGATCCCGATCGCGCTGCCGGTGATCTCCGCCGCCGGGATCGACCCGGTGTGGTTCGGCATCTTCGTCGTCCTGATGTGCGAGCTGGGGATGATCACGCCGCCGGTCGGCATGAACCTCTACGTCGTGCAGGGCGTGCGCACCGACCGGGGACCGTTCGGCGACGTGGTGAAGGGCGCGATCCCCTATGCGCTGATCATGATCCTCTTCACCATCCTCCTCATCCTGGTGCCCGAGATCGTCCTGTGGCTCCCGGCGCAGATGCGATGA
- a CDS encoding amidase encodes MSATEAGEAWRLTATELLCAYRAGTLTPAAVLDAALARIARLDPALNAVVALSPTAREEAARSTARWAAGMPRGPLDGVPVMVKDNMIVAGMPATFGSALFADRPQDEDELPIRRLRKAGAIVVAKTNTPEFAVEGYTGNRLFGVTRNPFDPDLTPGGSSGGSVAAVAAGFVPLALGTDGGGSTRRPAAYTGLVGLKPGIGAIARAGGLPQILMDFEVVGTFARSAADTRLLYEALAGPDRADPASRERAVAPPRAPLRILHVERIDGAPCDRSILAAVARTADALRGLGHTVVPGDLPVDTAGLAALWPAIAEMGLARLMQREAAFAALASPRYVEMAERGRAHPATTLLATLETVAAVRAQTSALFADVDLVLMPACAAMPWPAAEPFPTEIDGHPVGPRGHAVYTGWVNAAGHPAVSLPCPVDGLPIGAQLIGDLGAEPLLLDIAEAYADAVPLFPRWPAMAQTNAPNAGA; translated from the coding sequence ATGAGCGCCACCGAGGCCGGCGAGGCCTGGCGCCTCACCGCGACCGAGCTGCTTTGCGCCTACCGCGCCGGAACGCTCACCCCGGCGGCGGTGCTGGACGCCGCGCTCGCCCGCATCGCCCGGCTCGACCCCGCGCTCAACGCCGTCGTCGCCCTCTCGCCGACGGCCCGCGAGGAGGCCGCGCGGTCCACTGCCCGCTGGGCGGCCGGCATGCCGCGCGGCCCGCTCGACGGCGTGCCGGTGATGGTGAAGGACAACATGATCGTCGCCGGGATGCCGGCGACGTTCGGCAGCGCCCTCTTCGCCGATCGCCCGCAGGACGAGGACGAACTCCCCATCCGCAGGCTGCGCAAGGCCGGTGCCATCGTCGTCGCCAAGACCAACACGCCCGAGTTCGCCGTCGAGGGCTACACCGGCAACCGCCTGTTCGGCGTCACGCGCAACCCGTTCGACCCGGATCTGACGCCGGGCGGCTCGTCGGGCGGGTCGGTCGCGGCGGTGGCGGCCGGCTTCGTGCCGTTGGCGCTCGGCACCGACGGCGGCGGCTCCACCCGGCGTCCGGCGGCCTATACCGGGCTCGTCGGCCTGAAGCCCGGCATCGGCGCCATCGCCCGCGCCGGTGGCCTGCCGCAGATCCTGATGGACTTCGAGGTGGTGGGGACCTTCGCCCGCTCCGCCGCCGACACGCGCCTCCTCTACGAGGCGCTCGCCGGCCCGGACCGTGCCGACCCCGCCTCCCGCGAACGCGCCGTCGCGCCGCCGCGCGCCCCGCTGCGCATCCTCCACGTCGAGCGGATCGACGGCGCGCCCTGCGACCGGAGCATCCTCGCCGCCGTCGCCCGAACGGCCGACGCCTTGCGCGGCCTCGGCCACACGGTGGTGCCGGGCGACCTCCCGGTGGACACCGCCGGCCTCGCCGCGCTGTGGCCGGCGATCGCCGAGATGGGCCTCGCCCGGCTGATGCAGCGGGAGGCCGCGTTCGCCGCCCTCGCTTCGCCTCGCTATGTGGAAATGGCCGAGCGCGGCCGCGCCCACCCGGCGACCACCCTCCTCGCCACGCTGGAGACCGTCGCCGCGGTGCGCGCTCAGACCTCCGCGCTCTTCGCCGACGTCGACCTGGTGCTGATGCCGGCTTGCGCCGCGATGCCCTGGCCCGCCGCCGAGCCGTTCCCGACCGAGATCGACGGGCACCCCGTCGGCCCCCGCGGCCACGCGGTCTACACCGGCTGGGTCAACGCCGCCGGTCACCCGGCCGTGTCGCTCCCCTGCCCGGTCGACGGCCTCCCCATCGGCGCACAGCTGATCGGCGACCTGGGCGCCGAGCCCCTGCTCCTCGACATCGCCGAGGCCTACGCCGACGCAGTCCCCCTCTTCCCCCGCTGGCCGGCAATGGCACAGACGAACGCCCCGAACGCCGGCGCGTGA
- a CDS encoding ABC transporter ATP-binding protein, whose product MFGFFERLVDPYPTRATLAPPRRFLAFMWHYSRDVWPWVAIMCALSAAIGLGEAFLFGFLGTLVDWLSTHDPSSLLAEEGGTLAIVGVAILVGLPSLIMLQSAILHQTLAGNYAMVVRWLAHRHLLRMPVAFYADEFAGRIATKVMQTSLAVRDVTLRVTDVFVYVISFFVGIVVVAAQADWRLMLPLIVWALAYAVTLWWFIPRLGKASEAQADARSMMTGRIVDAYTNIQTVKLFSHADRERDYSREAMDGFLATVHRQMRLVTAFNVVNYALNAVLLFSIGALGIYFWTTSSISMGALAVSITLVLRLNGLSHWVMWEMTMLFEAVGTIADGRGMLAQTPAVKDAPDAGALTVTKGEIVFDGIRFHYGKERGVIDHLDLTVRPGEKIGLVGPSGAGKTTLMNLLLRLHDLEAGRILIDGQDIAAVRQDALREAIGVVTQEPALLHRSIRENIAYGRPDATDAEIHEAARRANALEFIEGLSDARGRTGFDAHVGDRGVKLSGGQRQRIAIARVFLKNAPILVMDEATSALDSEVEAAIQESLFALMEGKTVIAIAHRLSTIASLDRLVVLDHGRVVEEGRHAALADAGGLYARLWSHQSGGFISAEALEPAAQ is encoded by the coding sequence ATGTTTGGTTTCTTTGAGCGCCTGGTCGACCCCTATCCGACGCGCGCGACGCTCGCCCCGCCCCGCCGATTCCTGGCCTTCATGTGGCATTACTCGCGCGACGTATGGCCTTGGGTCGCGATCATGTGCGCGTTGTCGGCGGCGATCGGGCTGGGCGAGGCCTTTCTGTTCGGATTCCTCGGCACGCTGGTCGACTGGCTGTCCACCCACGACCCCTCCAGCCTGCTGGCCGAGGAGGGGGGCACGCTGGCGATCGTCGGGGTGGCGATCCTCGTCGGGCTGCCGTCGCTCATCATGCTCCAGTCGGCGATCCTGCATCAGACGCTGGCGGGCAACTACGCGATGGTGGTGCGTTGGCTCGCCCACCGTCACCTCCTGCGCATGCCGGTCGCCTTCTACGCGGACGAGTTCGCCGGCCGCATCGCCACCAAGGTGATGCAGACCTCGCTCGCGGTGCGCGACGTGACGCTGCGGGTGACGGACGTCTTCGTCTACGTGATTTCGTTCTTCGTCGGCATCGTCGTGGTGGCGGCGCAGGCGGACTGGCGGCTGATGCTGCCGCTGATCGTCTGGGCCCTGGCCTACGCGGTGACGCTGTGGTGGTTCATCCCCCGTCTCGGCAAGGCGTCCGAGGCGCAGGCCGACGCGCGCTCGATGATGACCGGCCGCATCGTCGACGCCTACACCAACATCCAGACGGTGAAGCTCTTCTCCCACGCCGACCGCGAGCGGGACTATTCGCGCGAGGCGATGGACGGCTTCCTGGCGACCGTGCACCGGCAGATGCGCCTGGTGACGGCGTTCAACGTCGTCAACTACGCGCTCAACGCGGTGCTGTTGTTCTCGATCGGTGCGCTCGGCATCTACTTCTGGACGACGAGTTCCATCTCGATGGGGGCGCTGGCGGTGTCGATCACGCTGGTGCTGCGCCTCAACGGCCTGTCGCACTGGGTGATGTGGGAAATGACGATGCTGTTCGAGGCGGTCGGCACCATCGCCGACGGCCGCGGCATGCTGGCCCAGACCCCGGCCGTGAAGGACGCGCCGGACGCCGGCGCGCTGACGGTGACGAAGGGCGAGATCGTGTTCGACGGAATCCGCTTCCACTACGGCAAGGAGCGGGGGGTGATCGACCATCTCGACCTGACCGTGCGGCCGGGCGAGAAGATCGGCCTCGTGGGTCCGTCGGGGGCGGGCAAGACGACGCTGATGAACCTGTTGCTGCGTCTGCACGATCTGGAGGCGGGGCGCATCCTGATCGACGGGCAGGACATCGCCGCGGTGCGTCAGGACGCGTTGCGGGAGGCGATCGGCGTGGTGACGCAGGAGCCGGCACTGCTGCACCGCTCGATCCGCGAGAACATCGCCTATGGCCGCCCCGACGCGACCGACGCGGAGATCCACGAGGCGGCGCGGCGGGCGAATGCGCTGGAGTTTATCGAGGGCCTGTCGGACGCGCGCGGACGCACCGGGTTCGACGCGCACGTGGGCGACCGCGGGGTGAAACTCTCGGGCGGCCAGCGCCAGCGCATCGCGATCGCGCGGGTGTTCCTGAAGAACGCGCCGATCCTGGTGATGGACGAGGCGACGAGCGCGCTCGACTCGGAGGTCGAGGCGGCGATCCAGGAGAGCCTCTTCGCGCTGATGGAGGGCAAGACCGTGATCGCGATCGCGCACCGCCTGTCGACCATCGCCTCGCTGGACCGCCTGGTGGTGCTCGATCATGGCCGCGTGGTGGAGGAGGGCCGCCACGCGGCGCTTGCCGATGCGGGCGGCCTCTACGCGCGGCTGTGGTCGCACCAGTCGGGCGGGTTCATCTCGGCCGAGGCGCTGGAGCCGGCGGCGCAGTAA
- a CDS encoding M15 family metallopeptidase, translated as MGIFLDPRRTAAPHRADTSRRRRRAIRAALALAVGAALPAQAAPLAGVGAPPHVAAVRLAEAPVPTAKPGAAPRRHPRAANAAGDATGDGAAEREVSDRGGLFGTGLFSGSRATSGGGGGGNTAQRALLAAYPGAFRIDGDTVVFPDGTRIAWDDGRRKSAAALLADPDVEDMFHYPYPAGAPARAPGRDEDPGRIRNDAFFKALYGSSAGAVRGSLRSVPWVPRLGGGQLPVTTRFGVDRKLEAVSRELERLPARFHKYLVPSAGTFNWRVIAGTDRQSVHSFGAAIDINTKYTNYWRWDAPKSGGPLPYRNQIPLEIVSVFEKYCFVWGGRWYHYDTMHFEYRPELLPHCR; from the coding sequence ATGGGCATCTTCCTCGACCCCCGGCGGACCGCCGCCCCGCACCGCGCCGACACCTCCCGACGGCGCCGCCGGGCGATCCGCGCCGCACTCGCTCTCGCGGTCGGTGCCGCGCTTCCCGCGCAGGCCGCCCCGCTGGCGGGGGTCGGCGCGCCGCCGCACGTCGCGGCCGTCCGCCTTGCCGAAGCGCCGGTGCCGACCGCCAAGCCGGGCGCGGCCCCGCGGCGCCATCCCCGCGCCGCGAACGCCGCCGGAGATGCCACTGGTGATGGTGCCGCCGAGCGTGAAGTGAGCGACCGCGGCGGGCTGTTCGGCACCGGTCTCTTTAGCGGCAGCCGCGCCACGTCCGGCGGCGGAGGAGGCGGCAATACCGCGCAGCGGGCGCTCCTCGCCGCCTATCCCGGCGCCTTCCGGATCGACGGCGACACGGTCGTCTTCCCCGACGGCACGCGGATCGCCTGGGACGACGGCCGCCGCAAGTCCGCCGCCGCCCTCTTGGCCGACCCCGACGTGGAGGACATGTTCCACTATCCCTATCCCGCCGGCGCCCCGGCCCGCGCCCCAGGCCGCGACGAAGACCCCGGCCGCATCCGCAACGACGCCTTCTTCAAGGCGCTCTACGGGTCGAGCGCGGGGGCGGTGCGCGGCAGCCTTCGGTCGGTGCCCTGGGTGCCGCGCCTCGGCGGCGGGCAGCTCCCCGTCACCACCCGATTCGGCGTCGATCGGAAGCTGGAAGCCGTCTCGCGCGAGTTGGAACGGCTCCCGGCGCGCTTCCACAAATACCTCGTCCCCTCGGCCGGGACCTTCAACTGGCGCGTCATCGCCGGAACCGACCGCCAGAGCGTCCACTCGTTCGGCGCCGCGATCGACATCAATACGAAATACACCAACTATTGGCGCTGGGACGCCCCGAAAAGCGGCGGTCCGCTGCCTTACCGCAATCAAATTCCGCTCGAAATCGTCTCGGTGTTCGAGAAATATTGTTTCGTCTGGGGTGGGCGCTGGTATCACTATGATACAATGCACTTCGAGTATCGGCCCGAACTCTTACCCCATTGCCGCTGA